A single Anopheles arabiensis isolate DONGOLA chromosome 2, AaraD3, whole genome shotgun sequence DNA region contains:
- the LOC120893870 gene encoding uncharacterized protein LOC120893870 isoform X3, which produces MNNTLDCKCENGEPREQLAMSEKSTEHMDPHCVSCCNATDYSVKSLRKLFLLNHLEGPADAQANPAASNIEKLPICTCREHTVERKEKKCSEEKLCETRSVQELRQLYEAKVKSLEEESSNGSIGRYSRPVTARTDDRQDTISMDLPHPEGQMFMYTEPPIRSKPCTRWNVIDASIVEVPNGMQITFTVIDENKH; this is translated from the exons ATGAACAACACGCTGGACTGCAAGTGTGAAAACGGTGAGCCCCGGGAACAATTAGCCATGTCCGAGAAAAGTACCGAACATATGGACCCCCACTGCGTGAGCTGTTGCAATGCGACAGATTATTCGGTGAAATCATTACGAAAATTGTTCCTCTTGAACCACCTCGAGGGGCCGGCCGATGCACAGGCTAATCCAGCAGCCTCCAACATTGAGAAGCTTCCCATATGCACGTGCAGAGAACACACAGTGGA aagaaaggaaaagaaatgttCAGAAGAGAAGCTATGTGAAACACGGTCGGTGCAGGAGCTGAGACAGCTGTACGAGGCGAAGGTGAAATCTCTCGAGGAAGAATCTTCCAACGGATCGATCGGCCGATACTCAAGACCTGTCACCGCTAGAACAGATGATCGACAGGACACCAT CTCCATGGACCTACCGCATCCAGAAGGACAAATGTTCATGTACACCGAACCGCCCATTCGCAGCAAGCCTTGCACCCGGTGGAACGTGATCGATGCCAGCATCGTGGAGGTTCCGAACGGCATGCAAATTACCTTTACGGTGATTGATGAGAACAAACATTAA
- the LOC120893870 gene encoding uncharacterized protein LOC120893870 isoform X2 gives MIHLLNFIAGMNNTLDCKCENGEPREQLAMSEKSTEHMDPHCVSCCNATDYSVKSLRKLFLLNHLEGPADAQANPAASNIEKLPICTCREHTVEKEKKCSEEKLCETRSVQELRQLYEAKVKSLEEESSNGSIGRYSRPVTARTDDRQDTISMDLPHPEGQMFMYTEPPIRSKPCTRWNVIDASIVEVPNGMQITFTVIDENKH, from the exons ATGATTCatcttttaaattttatagcTGGCATGAACAACACGCTGGACTGCAAGTGTGAAAACGGTGAGCCCCGGGAACAATTAGCCATGTCCGAGAAAAGTACCGAACATATGGACCCCCACTGCGTGAGCTGTTGCAATGCGACAGATTATTCGGTGAAATCATTACGAAAATTGTTCCTCTTGAACCACCTCGAGGGGCCGGCCGATGCACAGGCTAATCCAGCAGCCTCCAACATTGAGAAGCTTCCCATATGCACGTGCAGAGAACACACAGTGGA aaaggaaaagaaatgttCAGAAGAGAAGCTATGTGAAACACGGTCGGTGCAGGAGCTGAGACAGCTGTACGAGGCGAAGGTGAAATCTCTCGAGGAAGAATCTTCCAACGGATCGATCGGCCGATACTCAAGACCTGTCACCGCTAGAACAGATGATCGACAGGACACCAT CTCCATGGACCTACCGCATCCAGAAGGACAAATGTTCATGTACACCGAACCGCCCATTCGCAGCAAGCCTTGCACCCGGTGGAACGTGATCGATGCCAGCATCGTGGAGGTTCCGAACGGCATGCAAATTACCTTTACGGTGATTGATGAGAACAAACATTAA
- the LOC120893870 gene encoding uncharacterized protein LOC120893870 isoform X1, translating to MIHLLNFIAGMNNTLDCKCENGEPREQLAMSEKSTEHMDPHCVSCCNATDYSVKSLRKLFLLNHLEGPADAQANPAASNIEKLPICTCREHTVERKEKKCSEEKLCETRSVQELRQLYEAKVKSLEEESSNGSIGRYSRPVTARTDDRQDTISMDLPHPEGQMFMYTEPPIRSKPCTRWNVIDASIVEVPNGMQITFTVIDENKH from the exons ATGATTCatcttttaaattttatagcTGGCATGAACAACACGCTGGACTGCAAGTGTGAAAACGGTGAGCCCCGGGAACAATTAGCCATGTCCGAGAAAAGTACCGAACATATGGACCCCCACTGCGTGAGCTGTTGCAATGCGACAGATTATTCGGTGAAATCATTACGAAAATTGTTCCTCTTGAACCACCTCGAGGGGCCGGCCGATGCACAGGCTAATCCAGCAGCCTCCAACATTGAGAAGCTTCCCATATGCACGTGCAGAGAACACACAGTGGA aagaaaggaaaagaaatgttCAGAAGAGAAGCTATGTGAAACACGGTCGGTGCAGGAGCTGAGACAGCTGTACGAGGCGAAGGTGAAATCTCTCGAGGAAGAATCTTCCAACGGATCGATCGGCCGATACTCAAGACCTGTCACCGCTAGAACAGATGATCGACAGGACACCAT CTCCATGGACCTACCGCATCCAGAAGGACAAATGTTCATGTACACCGAACCGCCCATTCGCAGCAAGCCTTGCACCCGGTGGAACGTGATCGATGCCAGCATCGTGGAGGTTCCGAACGGCATGCAAATTACCTTTACGGTGATTGATGAGAACAAACATTAA